Proteins co-encoded in one Cupriavidus metallidurans CH34 genomic window:
- a CDS encoding electron transfer flavoprotein subunit beta/FixA family protein codes for MKILVAVKRVVDSNVKVRVKSDGTGVDLANVKMSVNPFDEIAVEEAVRLKEAGVVTEVVAVSCGGAQCQETLRTAMAIGADRGILVESNEDLQPLAVAKLLKALIDKEQPGLVILGKQAIDDDSNQTGQMVAALAGLPQATFASKVVLADGKASVTREVDGGLETVSVKLPAVVTTDLRLNEPRYVTLPNIMKAKKKPLDTVKPEDLGVDVKPRLSTVKVIEPAKRSAGVMVPDVATLVQKLKTEAKVI; via the coding sequence GTGAAGATACTTGTCGCAGTCAAGCGAGTCGTGGACTCCAATGTCAAGGTCCGCGTGAAGTCGGATGGTACGGGTGTCGACCTGGCCAACGTCAAGATGAGCGTGAACCCGTTCGACGAAATCGCCGTCGAAGAGGCCGTGCGGTTGAAGGAAGCCGGCGTCGTTACCGAGGTGGTTGCCGTGTCGTGCGGGGGGGCGCAATGCCAGGAAACCCTGCGTACCGCGATGGCCATCGGCGCCGACCGCGGCATCCTGGTGGAGTCGAACGAAGACCTGCAGCCGCTGGCCGTGGCCAAGCTGCTCAAGGCCCTGATCGACAAAGAACAGCCGGGCCTGGTGATTCTGGGCAAGCAGGCCATCGACGATGATTCGAACCAGACCGGCCAGATGGTGGCCGCGCTGGCTGGCCTGCCGCAAGCCACGTTCGCCTCGAAGGTGGTGCTGGCCGACGGCAAGGCTTCGGTGACCCGTGAAGTGGATGGCGGTCTGGAAACCGTGTCGGTCAAGCTGCCGGCCGTGGTGACCACCGACCTGCGCCTGAACGAGCCGCGCTACGTTACGCTGCCGAACATCATGAAGGCGAAGAAGAAGCCGCTGGACACCGTCAAGCCGGAAGATCTCGGCGTCGACGTGAAGCCGCGTCTGTCGACCGTGAAGGTCATCGAGCCCGCGAAGCGCAGTGCTGGCGTGATGGTCCCGGATGTGGCCACGCTGGTGCAGAAGCTGAAGACGGAAGCCAAGGTTATCTGA
- a CDS encoding MaoC/PaaZ C-terminal domain-containing protein produces MIDYQKTKAWQSGDVIHNYTEKDSILYALGLGIGSDPLDESQLRFVYEKNLVTLPTMAAVIASPGSWMRDRKELGIDFLKLVHGEQCVTVHKVLPSAGSLIGRSRVVRIVDKGEGKGAVLHVEKNLYDAKTDEHVATAEQVLFLRGDGGFSQNGGGDEPAAAAPPTPEGSPDIRVELPTRADAALLYRLSGDTNPLHIDPAVASKAGFARPILHGLATYGVACHGIVKAFCDYDPSRITSIRARLTSPVYPGETIVLECWKVGVNEIAFRGRLKERDVIALANGRATLSAA; encoded by the coding sequence ATGATTGACTATCAAAAAACGAAGGCCTGGCAGTCGGGTGACGTGATCCACAACTACACGGAGAAGGACAGCATTCTCTATGCGTTGGGTCTGGGAATTGGCTCTGATCCTCTGGACGAAAGCCAACTTCGATTTGTGTATGAGAAGAATCTCGTGACGCTCCCGACTATGGCAGCAGTCATTGCTTCGCCAGGCTCCTGGATGCGCGACCGGAAGGAGCTAGGGATTGACTTCCTGAAGTTGGTGCACGGGGAACAGTGCGTGACGGTGCATAAGGTTCTTCCATCCGCCGGCTCGTTGATTGGTCGCAGCCGTGTGGTGCGCATTGTCGACAAGGGCGAAGGTAAGGGAGCCGTGCTGCATGTCGAGAAGAATCTGTATGACGCCAAGACAGACGAGCACGTCGCGACAGCCGAACAGGTCTTGTTCCTTCGTGGAGATGGTGGCTTTTCTCAGAACGGAGGCGGTGACGAGCCTGCGGCGGCGGCCCCTCCGACCCCAGAAGGCTCCCCGGATATCAGGGTCGAACTGCCCACTCGCGCCGACGCTGCGCTGCTATATAGGCTGTCAGGCGATACTAATCCGCTGCATATCGATCCTGCGGTCGCTTCGAAGGCTGGCTTTGCTCGTCCAATCTTGCACGGTCTGGCGACATATGGGGTGGCTTGCCACGGAATCGTCAAGGCGTTCTGCGACTACGATCCTAGCCGCATCACATCCATCCGCGCACGTCTTACTTCGCCCGTTTATCCGGGAGAGACCATCGTCCTCGAGTGCTGGAAGGTCGGTGTAAATGAGATTGCGTTCCGTGGGCGTTTGAAAGAACGCGACGTCATTGCGCTTGCAAACGGACGCGCGACGTTGAGCGCAGCATAA
- a CDS encoding enoyl-CoA hydratase/isomerase family protein: MNDSDDVKLTYDGGIALVTLNRPQAKNALTPAMTVALTEMFRSFRSDEQVRVVVFAGAGADFCSGGDVKAMGGGAPRTTEQRRQGMAPYRDLVLAVSALDKPVIAAVDGVAYGAGLSLALLADIVLCSYRARMAAVFHRIGLVPDVGAWYTLPRVVGLQRAKELVFSAREFGSDEAKRMGLAMEVLAPEALMTRAIEIARSFESASGTAMSLSKQALQKSLQCDLETMLDLEATGQAIAAGSDYTRESIRRFAAKESPQFRWAPLPATEYKND, from the coding sequence ATGAACGATTCGGATGATGTCAAACTGACCTACGACGGAGGCATCGCCCTCGTTACGTTGAACCGTCCTCAGGCAAAGAACGCGCTGACGCCCGCAATGACGGTTGCGCTGACGGAGATGTTCCGCTCATTCCGCTCCGATGAGCAAGTGCGGGTCGTCGTCTTCGCAGGAGCTGGGGCTGACTTTTGCTCGGGCGGTGATGTCAAGGCAATGGGAGGTGGAGCGCCGCGAACTACCGAGCAACGCCGCCAAGGGATGGCGCCTTACCGAGACCTTGTCTTGGCTGTATCGGCTTTGGATAAGCCAGTGATCGCCGCAGTTGATGGCGTTGCCTACGGCGCAGGACTAAGCCTGGCGCTTCTTGCGGACATTGTCCTTTGCTCGTATCGCGCGCGTATGGCTGCGGTATTTCATCGAATTGGCCTGGTGCCAGATGTCGGTGCCTGGTACACCCTTCCGCGTGTGGTGGGTCTTCAACGCGCAAAGGAATTGGTGTTCTCCGCGCGAGAGTTTGGCTCCGACGAGGCGAAACGGATGGGGCTGGCCATGGAGGTTCTGGCACCTGAAGCGTTGATGACGCGGGCTATCGAGATTGCACGTAGCTTCGAAAGTGCGTCCGGTACGGCGATGAGCCTCTCCAAACAGGCGCTGCAGAAGTCGCTCCAGTGCGACCTCGAGACGATGCTGGATCTGGAGGCTACAGGTCAGGCGATTGCTGCGGGTAGCGATTACACGCGTGAGTCTATCAGGCGCTTTGCTGCAAAAGAATCTCCTCAATTCCGTTGGGCTCCCTTGCCCGCAACCGAGTACAAAAATGATTGA
- a CDS encoding DUF7064 domain-containing protein, whose amino-acid sequence MYKPPNTKLRLSPQDEYTHAPEAARNYNESMYFNAFDTAKGVGLWLRIGNRVNEGYAEMSCCVYLPGGKVGFMFARPMITHNDAMDAGGMRFEVMEPFKRLRVKYEGELLIMDEPAAMADPSAAFKRYQKRPSTIYLEFEGVSPMHGGEIVNLDDTPIDLDPENSVYRGHTEQHMAVSGTVTVDGTKFKFENGTGYRDKSWGPRHWHNFSWYKWLPVAFDRDFGMLFSVKDPTAAALPISGNVLSNGEYEPVIDGRIWTEYDDDYHPKLLTAWITTTKKTYIVEGKVLSTVPLRHRKAGGDASSYTRITESMTEYTCEGRTVLGMTEYCDIIQDGVPLSVRQGRA is encoded by the coding sequence ATGTACAAGCCCCCAAACACAAAGCTTCGATTGAGTCCGCAGGATGAGTACACGCACGCCCCGGAAGCCGCGCGGAACTATAACGAAAGCATGTATTTCAACGCCTTCGACACGGCGAAGGGCGTAGGGCTGTGGTTGCGCATTGGGAATCGCGTCAACGAAGGCTACGCTGAGATGAGTTGCTGCGTGTACCTTCCAGGCGGAAAAGTCGGGTTCATGTTCGCTCGCCCAATGATCACTCACAACGATGCCATGGATGCTGGAGGGATGCGCTTCGAAGTGATGGAGCCATTTAAGCGTTTGCGAGTCAAGTATGAGGGCGAACTTCTCATCATGGACGAGCCTGCTGCAATGGCGGATCCGAGCGCGGCGTTCAAGCGGTATCAGAAGCGTCCGTCCACCATCTACCTGGAGTTTGAAGGGGTGTCGCCGATGCACGGTGGCGAGATTGTCAATCTCGACGACACGCCTATTGACCTTGATCCCGAGAACTCCGTGTATCGGGGGCACACCGAGCAGCACATGGCAGTGAGCGGGACAGTCACGGTGGACGGTACGAAATTCAAGTTTGAGAACGGGACCGGATACCGCGACAAGTCTTGGGGCCCTCGGCACTGGCATAACTTTTCCTGGTACAAGTGGCTACCGGTTGCCTTTGACCGGGACTTCGGAATGCTCTTCTCTGTCAAAGATCCGACAGCAGCTGCACTACCCATCAGCGGCAACGTTCTGTCAAACGGTGAGTATGAGCCCGTCATTGATGGACGTATCTGGACGGAGTACGACGACGACTATCACCCCAAGCTGCTCACTGCGTGGATAACAACTACCAAGAAGACCTACATCGTCGAGGGGAAGGTCCTGTCGACAGTACCGCTTCGGCATAGGAAGGCGGGTGGAGATGCTTCTTCATACACGCGAATTACCGAGAGTATGACGGAGTACACCTGCGAAGGCAGGACTGTGCTAGGCATGACTGAGTATTGCGACATCATTCAAGATGGTGTTCCACTTTCTGTGCGGCAAGGACGAGCATGA
- a CDS encoding phosphotransferase: MDAGAVFHEDPSVGERLAAYIRGQVAPFAGALDVTRIQGGQSNPTYLVKAGEDRYVLRRKPSGTLLPSAHAIEREYRVMRSLASSTVPVPRVRALCEDVGVIGSAFYIMDFAEGRILDDQTLPEVAPAERQALYAELNRAIAALHLVDYKQVGLEGYGKEGRYVERQIERWTKQYRASETRRIEAMEQLIIWLPTNVPPQTTTAIVHGDYRLDNVVFHPTEPRIIAILDWELSTLGDPMVDFAYHCLNWHVSLGTHRTLAGVDVKSLGIPSEADYVAMYCTHVGMDPKAGIPRWNFYMAFNMFRLAAIQQGVARRAMDGNAANDRANDVAMRVASTAAAGVLMAQADNAEISRH; encoded by the coding sequence ATGGACGCCGGTGCCGTCTTTCATGAGGACCCCAGCGTAGGCGAGCGGCTGGCCGCCTATATCCGCGGCCAAGTCGCGCCGTTCGCCGGCGCGTTGGACGTAACGCGCATACAGGGTGGTCAATCGAATCCGACCTACCTTGTGAAGGCGGGTGAAGATCGCTACGTACTTCGTCGAAAGCCGTCAGGCACCTTGCTGCCATCGGCTCACGCAATTGAACGGGAGTACCGTGTAATGCGTAGCCTGGCTTCGAGCACTGTTCCGGTGCCACGAGTGCGGGCTCTATGTGAAGACGTTGGGGTAATCGGCAGCGCCTTCTACATCATGGATTTCGCAGAAGGTCGGATCCTCGATGACCAGACTCTCCCGGAAGTCGCGCCGGCCGAGCGACAAGCCCTGTACGCCGAACTAAATCGAGCAATTGCCGCGTTGCACTTGGTGGACTACAAGCAGGTCGGTCTGGAGGGCTACGGGAAAGAGGGGCGGTACGTTGAGCGGCAGATTGAGCGCTGGACGAAGCAATACCGGGCATCCGAAACGCGTCGCATTGAAGCGATGGAGCAGTTGATCATTTGGCTGCCCACTAATGTTCCTCCACAGACCACAACCGCCATCGTTCACGGGGACTATCGGTTAGACAACGTGGTCTTTCATCCGACTGAGCCGCGAATTATTGCCATTCTCGACTGGGAACTGTCCACCCTCGGTGATCCGATGGTCGATTTTGCCTACCACTGTTTGAACTGGCATGTCTCTTTGGGGACGCACCGCACGCTTGCTGGGGTCGACGTCAAGAGCTTGGGAATCCCGAGCGAAGCTGATTATGTCGCCATGTACTGCACGCATGTTGGCATGGATCCGAAGGCCGGCATTCCGCGTTGGAACTTCTACATGGCGTTCAACATGTTCCGACTTGCCGCGATACAGCAGGGAGTTGCGCGTCGAGCGATGGATGGAAATGCTGCCAACGACAGGGCCAACGACGTGGCTATGCGAGTAGCGTCCACCGCTGCGGCTGGAGTGTTGATGGCCCAGGCCGATAACGCCGAGATTTCAAGGCACTGA
- a CDS encoding SDR family NAD(P)-dependent oxidoreductase, with protein sequence MSQIVSLEGRTIVVTGAAQGIGKAVVELGIELGANVVAVDLNGETLNAALAPLPAERVMAVAGSVADSALATRAVADAVSRFGAVHGLVNNAGIIRPAMIDKMTDQQWTDVIDVHLSGSFYWTRAVGQHMVSRAKDGDKTGGSIVNISSDAGRKGSIGQINYAAAKAGMLGMTMTAAREWGRYNIRSNSVCFGVVETPMTEVVRGEKFRDGMLAQIPLGRWSTPEEVVKTVCFLLSDGSSYVTGQHLGVNGGFHISL encoded by the coding sequence ATGTCGCAAATCGTTTCGTTGGAAGGTCGCACCATCGTGGTTACGGGCGCTGCACAGGGTATCGGCAAGGCAGTTGTCGAACTCGGCATTGAGCTCGGCGCAAACGTTGTCGCCGTGGATCTGAACGGTGAAACGCTGAACGCTGCCCTCGCTCCGTTGCCCGCGGAGCGCGTGATGGCCGTCGCAGGCAGCGTCGCAGATTCGGCGCTTGCGACCCGCGCAGTGGCTGACGCTGTGTCGCGATTCGGCGCCGTTCACGGTCTCGTCAACAATGCCGGCATCATCCGTCCTGCAATGATCGATAAGATGACTGACCAGCAATGGACGGATGTCATCGATGTACATCTGAGCGGTTCGTTCTACTGGACCCGCGCTGTTGGTCAACACATGGTCTCGCGCGCAAAGGACGGTGACAAGACCGGCGGCTCGATCGTCAACATTTCGTCTGACGCAGGGCGCAAGGGCTCGATTGGGCAAATCAACTATGCAGCGGCAAAGGCAGGCATGCTCGGAATGACGATGACCGCCGCTCGCGAATGGGGCCGCTACAACATCCGTTCCAACTCCGTCTGCTTTGGCGTGGTTGAAACGCCTATGACGGAAGTCGTTCGCGGCGAGAAGTTCCGCGACGGCATGCTCGCGCAAATCCCCCTGGGCCGCTGGTCGACTCCCGAAGAGGTCGTGAAGACTGTTTGTTTCCTGCTTTCTGACGGTTCAAGCTACGTTACGGGCCAACACCTCGGGGTTAACGGCGGATTCCACATCAGCCTCTAA
- a CDS encoding CaiB/BaiF CoA transferase family protein — translation MGPLKGIKVVEMAGIAPGPFAAMMLADMGAEVLCIERPTAAQHCQPTASNVLHRNRRSLALDLKNPVALRVLRRLISSANALIEGYRPGVMERLGLGPEICLADNPSLVYGRMTGWGQDGPMAQAAGHDVNYISLTGALHAIGRRDAPPPIPLNLVGDFGGGGMFLAFGVVCALLEAQTSGLGQVVDAAMVDGAAAMMAYMCAARASGRWSDQRGENVLDGAAPWYRVYETSDGQYISVAAAEPKFYAELLRLLELSDETLPDQFDRSGWPTLTERLTTVFGTRSRAEWSKLLEGTDACFAPVLSLAEAPGHPHLRARNTFIEVDGIIQPAPAPRFSRTVPAQPLPWTPAKTDDRATLTAWGIDEYEISQLESAGILG, via the coding sequence ATGGGGCCGTTGAAAGGCATCAAGGTCGTAGAAATGGCGGGAATTGCTCCAGGGCCATTCGCCGCGATGATGTTGGCCGACATGGGTGCGGAGGTGCTGTGCATTGAACGTCCTACTGCGGCACAGCATTGCCAACCGACTGCGTCGAACGTACTGCACCGTAATCGTCGCTCACTGGCGTTGGACCTGAAAAATCCTGTTGCACTGAGAGTGTTGCGAAGACTGATTTCGTCTGCGAATGCCCTGATCGAGGGCTACCGTCCGGGAGTGATGGAGCGACTCGGATTGGGACCGGAGATCTGCCTCGCCGACAATCCGAGCCTGGTGTACGGGCGCATGACTGGATGGGGTCAAGATGGGCCTATGGCACAAGCCGCAGGCCATGACGTGAATTACATTTCGCTTACTGGGGCGCTTCACGCTATCGGACGTCGTGACGCTCCTCCTCCGATTCCGTTGAACCTCGTCGGGGATTTCGGCGGTGGTGGGATGTTTCTGGCGTTCGGCGTTGTCTGCGCACTCCTAGAGGCTCAGACTTCCGGGCTGGGCCAAGTTGTCGACGCAGCGATGGTCGATGGCGCCGCGGCCATGATGGCCTACATGTGCGCTGCCCGAGCGTCGGGACGCTGGAGTGACCAAAGAGGTGAGAATGTCCTTGACGGAGCAGCCCCTTGGTACCGGGTGTATGAGACTTCCGACGGACAATACATTTCTGTTGCCGCGGCCGAGCCGAAATTTTACGCGGAACTCCTTCGCCTGTTAGAACTCTCCGATGAGACTTTGCCCGACCAATTCGATCGCAGCGGCTGGCCAACCCTGACGGAACGCCTTACAACCGTATTCGGCACAAGAAGCCGCGCGGAATGGTCCAAGTTGCTGGAAGGTACAGACGCTTGCTTTGCACCTGTGCTGTCTCTCGCTGAAGCACCAGGCCACCCCCACTTGCGAGCTCGAAACACATTCATTGAAGTCGACGGCATCATCCAGCCTGCCCCAGCTCCAAGATTTAGTCGGACCGTCCCGGCACAGCCACTGCCCTGGACACCGGCGAAGACCGATGATCGCGCCACACTGACGGCTTGGGGCATTGACGAATACGAGATCTCACAACTGGAAAGCGCTGGGATTCTCGGCTAA
- a CDS encoding DUF6285 domain-containing protein: MSTFVPDANRLLQAAAEYLERELLPTLTGYHGFQTRVCINVLKIVARELEMRPEAQARERRRLEDILGKQGDVGALNRELATRLGAGDLPLDHVGVVEHLISTLQDALSINSPRWAKQVSD, translated from the coding sequence ATGTCGACATTTGTACCCGATGCCAATCGCCTCCTGCAGGCAGCCGCGGAGTACCTCGAACGCGAACTTCTTCCCACCCTAACCGGCTACCATGGATTTCAGACCCGAGTCTGTATCAACGTGCTCAAGATTGTCGCGCGAGAGCTTGAAATGCGGCCCGAAGCTCAAGCCCGCGAAAGGAGGCGTTTGGAGGATATTCTCGGTAAGCAAGGGGATGTCGGGGCGCTAAACCGCGAACTTGCCACCAGGCTCGGGGCAGGAGACTTGCCTTTGGACCATGTCGGCGTGGTGGAGCATCTGATCTCTACCCTTCAGGATGCGCTGAGCATTAACAGTCCGCGATGGGCGAAGCAGGTGAGTGACTGA
- a CDS encoding phosphotransferase family protein, whose amino-acid sequence MSEQTTDQKLLASQLERALLREEGVPGEIANLRRLSGGATKQTWAFEWRCGSAVQQLILQLTGATIGAAGRAPKLEAREDASVMKAARAAGAPAPVVRVILEPEDGMGAGYVTEFIEGETLGRRVVLDEALSGARSVLARQCGEVLGKIHQVPTTDLSFLKVLTPEDEFATYRDLLSECNVQHPALSFAIRWIEEHLPEMETAGLVHADFRTGNLIVGEQGLRCVLDWEIARIGDPMQDLGVLCMRSWRFGGRGDVGGFGARDDLYAGYESVTGRVVDKQRVHFWEAFANLKWAIACVRRGSAQAAGGSQASLELSAIGRRMEEPLWDFMNLVKP is encoded by the coding sequence ATGTCGGAGCAGACGACAGACCAAAAGCTTCTGGCGTCGCAACTCGAGCGGGCACTCCTTCGGGAAGAAGGGGTGCCTGGCGAGATCGCTAACCTTCGGCGCTTGTCCGGGGGAGCAACGAAGCAAACTTGGGCATTCGAATGGCGCTGCGGCAGCGCGGTCCAGCAACTGATACTCCAGTTGACAGGGGCCACCATAGGGGCTGCAGGCAGGGCGCCGAAACTTGAGGCTCGCGAAGACGCATCGGTCATGAAAGCGGCGCGGGCTGCAGGTGCTCCGGCGCCAGTGGTTCGGGTGATTCTTGAGCCAGAAGATGGAATGGGCGCTGGCTATGTGACCGAGTTTATTGAAGGAGAAACGCTCGGTCGTCGTGTTGTCCTGGACGAAGCTCTTTCGGGTGCACGGTCTGTCTTGGCTCGGCAGTGCGGGGAGGTCCTTGGAAAAATTCATCAAGTTCCAACGACAGACCTTTCCTTTCTGAAGGTGCTTACGCCTGAAGATGAGTTTGCAACCTACAGAGACCTCTTGAGCGAGTGCAATGTTCAGCATCCGGCGCTTTCATTCGCGATCCGCTGGATTGAAGAGCACCTGCCAGAGATGGAAACGGCCGGCCTGGTTCATGCAGACTTCCGAACTGGTAACTTGATCGTAGGGGAGCAGGGGTTGCGATGCGTGCTGGACTGGGAAATCGCGCGTATCGGGGATCCGATGCAGGACTTGGGCGTTCTCTGTATGCGGAGTTGGCGCTTCGGCGGTCGAGGTGATGTTGGGGGATTCGGCGCGCGAGACGATCTATACGCTGGCTACGAAAGCGTGACTGGACGGGTTGTCGACAAGCAACGAGTGCATTTCTGGGAGGCCTTCGCCAATTTGAAGTGGGCGATAGCATGTGTGCGTCGCGGCTCGGCGCAGGCTGCAGGTGGCAGCCAAGCAAGTCTGGAGTTGAGTGCCATTGGTCGGCGAATGGAAGAGCCGTTGTGGGACTTCATGAATCTGGTCAAGCCTTGA
- a CDS encoding acyl-CoA synthetase has protein sequence MSEATIYLDGRAKARDEVLQQAMRAATGFDKMGIREGDTVASLLRNDFSFFEVQQAAAAVGAYSVPLNWHGKTEELTYILNDAKPKVLVAHADLLEPLRPHIPQGLQVLVVPTPPEVQSRYGISDALATPKAGDIGWPEWCQTFELWTQPPKRGRATMIYTSGTTGHPKGVKRDPATPEQAKAYVDIIERVYGLTPGVRALITGPLYHASPNAYGRQAITAADVLVLQSKFDPEETLAAIEKYRITNAVMVPTMFIRILKLPKEVRERYDVSSLKWVTHTGAPCPREVKQELMEWWGPVVYETYGGTEVGTATLATPDDWLNHPGSVGVPTPGTQIAFFGEDGKPVEDGTPGEIYMRVPAYADFTYLNHEEKRKSVERDGLISVGDVGYLKEGRLYLCDRRSDMVISGGTNIYPAEIEMVLTQCPGVHDCAVFGIPDEDFGESLAAAVELMPGAELSASDIQKYLESHLAKYKVPRRIDFHASLPREDSGKIFKRRLRDPFWQAVGRKI, from the coding sequence ATGAGCGAAGCCACAATCTATCTGGATGGCCGCGCGAAAGCGCGAGATGAGGTCCTGCAGCAAGCAATGCGCGCTGCCACGGGATTTGACAAGATGGGAATCCGCGAGGGGGACACCGTCGCCTCGCTCTTGCGCAATGATTTCTCGTTCTTTGAGGTCCAACAGGCTGCGGCAGCCGTCGGGGCGTATTCAGTTCCATTGAACTGGCACGGCAAGACTGAGGAGCTCACCTATATCTTGAATGATGCAAAGCCCAAGGTGCTGGTAGCTCACGCAGACTTGCTAGAGCCCTTGCGGCCGCACATTCCACAAGGCTTGCAGGTGCTGGTAGTGCCGACGCCTCCGGAGGTTCAGTCTCGTTACGGGATCTCGGATGCTCTGGCAACGCCAAAGGCGGGGGACATTGGTTGGCCAGAGTGGTGCCAGACGTTTGAACTCTGGACTCAGCCTCCAAAGCGCGGGCGGGCCACCATGATCTACACGTCCGGCACCACGGGTCATCCCAAAGGTGTGAAACGCGATCCGGCAACGCCGGAGCAGGCCAAGGCTTATGTGGACATCATCGAACGCGTTTACGGCCTGACGCCGGGCGTCAGGGCACTCATTACCGGACCTCTTTATCACGCATCGCCGAATGCTTATGGCCGCCAAGCGATCACGGCTGCAGATGTCCTGGTGCTGCAATCGAAGTTCGACCCCGAGGAGACCCTGGCAGCCATTGAAAAGTATCGCATTACCAATGCGGTGATGGTGCCGACTATGTTCATCCGCATTCTTAAGCTGCCCAAAGAGGTGCGCGAGCGATACGATGTCAGCTCGTTGAAGTGGGTAACACATACCGGCGCTCCGTGTCCTCGTGAGGTGAAGCAGGAGCTCATGGAGTGGTGGGGACCGGTCGTCTACGAGACCTACGGTGGCACCGAGGTTGGTACCGCAACGCTTGCCACCCCGGACGATTGGCTCAATCACCCTGGGTCAGTTGGTGTGCCTACGCCGGGTACTCAAATCGCCTTCTTTGGTGAGGATGGGAAGCCAGTAGAGGATGGAACTCCTGGTGAGATTTATATGCGCGTGCCTGCGTACGCGGACTTCACGTATCTCAATCACGAAGAGAAGCGAAAGAGCGTAGAGCGAGACGGCTTGATCAGCGTTGGCGATGTTGGCTACCTGAAGGAAGGCCGTCTATATCTGTGCGATAGGCGCTCGGACATGGTTATTTCTGGGGGTACCAATATCTACCCTGCCGAAATTGAGATGGTGCTCACGCAGTGTCCGGGGGTCCATGATTGCGCTGTGTTTGGGATACCAGATGAGGATTTCGGGGAATCGTTGGCCGCTGCTGTGGAACTTATGCCAGGTGCCGAGCTAAGCGCCAGCGACATTCAGAAGTATCTGGAATCGCATCTCGCGAAGTACAAGGTGCCAAGGCGCATCGACTTCCATGCATCGTTGCCGCGAGAGGACAGTGGCAAGATATTCAAACGTCGACTCCGAGATCCGTTCTGGCAGGCTGTTGGCCGGAAAATCTGA
- a CDS encoding acyl-CoA dehydrogenase family protein, translating into MNFELNEDQRALQESVHRLLNERYGFENRRQYVEADAGHDEKTWSALSELGLTALLVPEDLEGFGGGAVDLFPVMQELGAVLSLEPLLATNFLPATALRTYAGDARAKEALQSIASGERRIAWAHDEVEARHTDWWISTRATKTGEKWLLSGQKFNVVGANDAHQYLVSARVQGSTEDTDGCALFLVNADAKGLSVRNYKLVDDTPAGELTFSNVSALPLGEAGDGHQSLRAIESALAMGIAAACADMVGAAGAAFQLAIEYVNTRKQFGRLIGENQALRHRASEMLVSLELAKSMAIAAAVAVDDQDSEGAELDLHRAKLSVAKHARAVAHGAIQLHGGIGMTEEYAVGHYLRRVHVLDQLFGDGEAHTARLASLLHA; encoded by the coding sequence GTGAATTTCGAACTGAACGAGGACCAGCGGGCTCTCCAGGAAAGCGTTCATCGGCTGCTAAACGAACGCTATGGATTTGAGAATCGCCGGCAATACGTCGAAGCTGACGCCGGCCACGACGAGAAAACTTGGAGCGCGCTGTCAGAACTTGGACTGACGGCGCTGTTGGTTCCCGAGGACCTCGAGGGATTCGGTGGGGGCGCTGTCGACCTGTTTCCGGTTATGCAGGAGCTCGGGGCAGTCTTGTCCCTGGAGCCGCTCCTTGCAACCAATTTCCTCCCGGCCACGGCGCTTCGCACCTACGCGGGGGACGCTCGTGCCAAGGAAGCACTGCAGTCCATTGCATCCGGAGAGCGTCGGATTGCGTGGGCTCACGATGAAGTCGAGGCGCGTCATACGGATTGGTGGATCAGCACTAGAGCAACCAAGACCGGCGAAAAGTGGCTGCTTAGCGGTCAAAAGTTCAACGTTGTTGGGGCCAATGATGCCCATCAATACTTGGTCAGCGCGCGTGTCCAAGGCTCCACTGAGGACACCGACGGTTGCGCGCTGTTCCTGGTGAATGCCGATGCAAAGGGGCTGAGTGTTCGCAACTACAAGCTCGTGGACGATACGCCTGCCGGTGAGCTGACCTTTAGCAACGTGTCGGCCTTGCCGCTAGGCGAGGCTGGGGACGGACATCAATCGCTAAGAGCCATCGAGAGCGCGTTGGCCATGGGCATTGCCGCCGCCTGTGCAGATATGGTCGGCGCAGCAGGTGCAGCGTTCCAACTCGCCATCGAGTACGTGAATACGCGAAAGCAGTTCGGAAGGCTGATCGGCGAGAACCAAGCGCTCCGCCATCGCGCTTCGGAAATGCTTGTGAGCCTGGAGCTCGCGAAAAGCATGGCCATTGCGGCGGCGGTTGCGGTGGACGATCAAGACTCGGAAGGTGCAGAGCTCGATTTGCACCGAGCGAAATTGTCAGTAGCAAAGCATGCCCGGGCGGTGGCTCATGGTGCGATTCAGCTGCACGGAGGCATTGGCATGACTGAGGAGTACGCGGTAGGACACTACCTACGCCGAGTCCACGTCCTTGACCAACTTTTCGGCGATGGAGAGGCGCATACGGCAAGACTGGCCTCGCTGCTTCACGCATAG